Proteins encoded together in one Amblyomma americanum isolate KBUSLIRL-KWMA chromosome 1, ASM5285725v1, whole genome shotgun sequence window:
- the RpS24 gene encoding ribosomal protein S24 isoform X2 yields MADSSVTVRTRKYMTNRLLCRKQMQEDSVVVDIIHPNRGTVSKTEVREKLSAMYNTTPDVVFCFGFRTQFGGGKTSGFALIYDTLDYAKKFEPKYRLCRNGLGEKGRTGRKQRKERKNRMKKVRGVKKAKVGASSGKK; encoded by the exons ATG gcGGACTCTTCAGTTACAGTGCGCACCCGCAAATACATGACTAACCGTCTGTTGTGCAGAAAACAAATG CAGGAAGACTCAGTT GTGGTTGATATCATCCATCCCAACCGTGGCACAGTCTCCAAGACGGAGGTGCGGGAGAAGCTCAGCGCCATGTACAACACGACACCTGACGTGGTCTTCTGCTTTGGTTTCCGCACCCAGTTTGGAGGTGGCAAGACCTCCGGCTTTGCCCTCATCTACGACACCCTGGACTATGCCAAGAAGTTCGAGCCCAAATACAGGCTGTGCAGG AATGGGCTTGGCGAGAAAGGCAGAACAGGTCGCAAGCAGCGAAAGGAGAGAAAGAACCGTATGAAGAAGGTTCGAGGAGTAAAGAAGGCCAAGGTTGGGGCATCCAGTGGGAAGAAG taa
- the RpS24 gene encoding ribosomal protein S24 isoform X1, whose protein sequence is MADSSVTVRTRKYMTNRLLCRKQMQEDSVVVDIIHPNRGTVSKTEVREKLSAMYNTTPDVVFCFGFRTQFGGGKTSGFALIYDTLDYAKKFEPKYRLCRNGLGEKGRTGRKQRKERKNRMKKVRGVKKAKVGASSGKKR, encoded by the exons ATG gcGGACTCTTCAGTTACAGTGCGCACCCGCAAATACATGACTAACCGTCTGTTGTGCAGAAAACAAATG CAGGAAGACTCAGTT GTGGTTGATATCATCCATCCCAACCGTGGCACAGTCTCCAAGACGGAGGTGCGGGAGAAGCTCAGCGCCATGTACAACACGACACCTGACGTGGTCTTCTGCTTTGGTTTCCGCACCCAGTTTGGAGGTGGCAAGACCTCCGGCTTTGCCCTCATCTACGACACCCTGGACTATGCCAAGAAGTTCGAGCCCAAATACAGGCTGTGCAGG AATGGGCTTGGCGAGAAAGGCAGAACAGGTCGCAAGCAGCGAAAGGAGAGAAAGAACCGTATGAAGAAGGTTCGAGGAGTAAAGAAGGCCAAGGTTGGGGCATCCAGTGGGAAGAAG CGCTAA
- the RpS24 gene encoding ribosomal protein S24 isoform X3, translating into MADSSVTVRTRKYMTNRLLCRKQMVVDIIHPNRGTVSKTEVREKLSAMYNTTPDVVFCFGFRTQFGGGKTSGFALIYDTLDYAKKFEPKYRLCRNGLGEKGRTGRKQRKERKNRMKKVRGVKKAKVGASSGKKR; encoded by the exons ATG gcGGACTCTTCAGTTACAGTGCGCACCCGCAAATACATGACTAACCGTCTGTTGTGCAGAAAACAAATG GTGGTTGATATCATCCATCCCAACCGTGGCACAGTCTCCAAGACGGAGGTGCGGGAGAAGCTCAGCGCCATGTACAACACGACACCTGACGTGGTCTTCTGCTTTGGTTTCCGCACCCAGTTTGGAGGTGGCAAGACCTCCGGCTTTGCCCTCATCTACGACACCCTGGACTATGCCAAGAAGTTCGAGCCCAAATACAGGCTGTGCAGG AATGGGCTTGGCGAGAAAGGCAGAACAGGTCGCAAGCAGCGAAAGGAGAGAAAGAACCGTATGAAGAAGGTTCGAGGAGTAAAGAAGGCCAAGGTTGGGGCATCCAGTGGGAAGAAG CGCTAA